In one window of Hymenobacter nivis DNA:
- a CDS encoding SusC/RagA family TonB-linked outer membrane protein, whose translation MKQTLLLFVLLLGGLLQQAQAQNRTVSGKITDRATGQGLPGVTVIVKGRPTVGTTSNSEGAFVLNDVPADASALVFSFVGFATQEQPITGGALNVALATDAKQLSEVVVTALGLQANRDQLGTAQATVQGAALVSSGETSVVTGISGKTPGVLITRSSGDPGASANIQIRGAATITGNLQPLIVVDGIPISNSSIGNDGILTSNGGAGSNQTNGVVQASRLNDINPDDIASMEVLKGAAAAALWGTRAANGVIVITTKKGKLGDRMHIAVRSTFSFDRINKTPALQLNYGQGAGGLYKFGSSSSRSWGDYIGDRTGAADAQITDPTNPAYKGFVTFPDGSTQYAIANGTAANPHGGKNSQQTYDHGRDVFGTGYYRDNSIEFSGGDEKSTYFLSGSNTYTKGIVYNNSDNNRTTIRANVTRNLSDKFSSAVNVTYARTFSNRVQQGSNVSGIFLGGLRSPADYNNSQYIGDYTDKTGALIANRQVTYRNPLGAGNPGYDNPNFTINRITNTSLVNRLVGSTELNYHPTDWLSFLNRTGVDTYTDRREAFFPRQSAANLSGALTEEYITETQVNNDFIVRANHSFSENFSISAIVGNNLNERRADQVGASATNIVNVLSPPQLDNSPANTRVPYNIKSVIRTAAVYGEVDVSLLDQFYLTGTLRGESASTFGPSTKSTFYFPSGTFAWQFTKIPAFANNAALSFGKLRVAYGQVGVQPGIYQTQTYYVPGSGNFVDGFGPALDVANYGGGYIRSTVQGNPFLKPERKSEVETGLDLRFLKDRISFSATYYNNKTTAAILQVSTPYTTGYSSQWQNAATITNKGIELQLDGAIIKTADFGFNLAANFSQNKNNVADLAGVQSVFLNGFSGNSINSVAIKDHQLGTLYGSRFARTTDGTNALALDPQGFAVLAATNGVVGDPNPQWRGGLGATLRYKGLSLYALLDHVHSFDVWNGTRSILNTFGTSAITGTRTTLSAADAAATKTFGGGTVASKVGQNAAYVLNADGSVTFRGTVNNFGGGPVALDEDWYSNGAGSGFGGAGEQYVEHVNTTRLREVTLSYSLNSAAFRDATKLQSIDFSLTGRNIYLWTNYSGVDPETNLTGVSNGRGLDYFNNPSTRSVLFSVRLTY comes from the coding sequence ATGAAGCAAACTCTATTATTATTTGTCCTGCTCCTTGGCGGCCTGTTGCAGCAGGCCCAGGCGCAGAACCGAACCGTTTCTGGGAAAATAACCGACCGGGCCACGGGCCAAGGGCTGCCCGGAGTGACAGTGATTGTGAAAGGGCGGCCGACCGTCGGTACCACGAGTAACTCGGAAGGTGCTTTCGTGCTGAACGACGTGCCAGCAGATGCTTCTGCCTTGGTATTCAGCTTTGTGGGTTTTGCTACGCAGGAGCAGCCCATCACCGGCGGCGCCCTAAACGTGGCACTGGCCACCGACGCCAAGCAGCTGAGCGAGGTGGTGGTAACGGCCCTGGGCCTCCAGGCCAACCGCGACCAGCTGGGCACGGCCCAGGCCACGGTGCAGGGCGCGGCCCTGGTAAGCTCGGGCGAAACCAGCGTCGTGACCGGCATTTCGGGCAAGACGCCAGGCGTGCTCATCACCCGCTCGTCGGGCGACCCGGGCGCCAGCGCCAACATCCAGATTCGGGGCGCGGCCACCATCACGGGCAACTTGCAGCCGCTGATTGTGGTGGACGGCATTCCGATTTCTAACTCGTCTATTGGCAACGATGGTATCCTGACCAGCAACGGCGGCGCCGGCTCGAACCAGACCAACGGCGTGGTGCAGGCCTCGCGCCTCAACGACATCAACCCCGACGACATTGCCTCGATGGAAGTGCTGAAGGGCGCCGCCGCCGCCGCGCTGTGGGGCACCCGCGCCGCCAACGGCGTGATTGTCATCACCACCAAAAAGGGCAAGCTGGGCGACCGGATGCACATTGCTGTGCGCTCGACCTTCAGCTTCGACCGCATCAACAAGACGCCGGCGCTACAGCTCAACTATGGCCAGGGAGCCGGTGGTTTGTACAAATTTGGTAGCTCTAGCAGCCGAAGCTGGGGCGACTACATCGGCGACCGTACTGGCGCGGCCGATGCCCAGATTACCGACCCAACCAACCCTGCCTACAAAGGCTTCGTGACCTTCCCCGACGGCTCGACGCAGTACGCCATTGCCAACGGCACGGCGGCCAACCCCCACGGCGGCAAAAACAGCCAGCAGACCTACGACCACGGCCGCGATGTTTTCGGCACGGGCTATTACCGCGACAACTCTATCGAGTTTAGTGGCGGCGACGAGAAATCGACCTACTTCCTGAGCGGCAGCAACACTTACACCAAGGGCATTGTGTACAACAATAGCGACAACAACCGCACGACCATTCGCGCGAACGTGACCCGCAACTTGTCGGACAAGTTCAGCTCAGCCGTGAACGTGACCTACGCCCGGACATTCTCCAACCGTGTTCAACAGGGCTCCAACGTCAGCGGTATTTTCCTGGGCGGCCTGCGCTCGCCTGCTGACTATAACAACAGTCAATACATCGGGGACTACACTGATAAGACCGGCGCACTAATAGCAAATCGACAGGTAACCTATCGCAACCCGTTGGGCGCTGGCAACCCGGGCTACGACAACCCCAACTTTACCATCAACCGCATTACGAATACTTCCCTGGTGAACCGCCTGGTGGGTTCTACTGAACTTAACTACCACCCCACCGACTGGCTCAGTTTCCTTAACCGCACGGGGGTGGACACTTATACCGACCGTCGCGAGGCGTTTTTCCCGCGGCAGTCGGCCGCTAACCTATCGGGGGCCCTAACCGAGGAGTACATTACCGAGACGCAGGTAAACAACGACTTCATCGTGCGGGCCAACCACAGCTTTAGCGAGAACTTCTCGATTTCGGCCATTGTAGGCAACAACCTGAACGAGCGCCGGGCCGACCAAGTGGGGGCTTCGGCCACCAACATCGTGAACGTTCTCTCACCGCCCCAGCTCGATAACTCACCGGCCAACACCCGCGTCCCATACAATATCAAGTCGGTGATTCGCACGGCTGCCGTGTACGGCGAGGTGGACGTTTCGCTGCTGGACCAGTTCTACTTGACGGGTACCCTGCGCGGCGAGTCCGCTTCGACGTTCGGGCCCTCCACCAAAAGCACCTTTTACTTCCCGTCGGGCACTTTTGCCTGGCAGTTTACCAAGATTCCGGCGTTTGCCAACAACGCGGCGCTGAGCTTTGGCAAGCTACGGGTAGCGTACGGCCAAGTTGGGGTGCAGCCCGGCATCTACCAGACCCAAACTTATTACGTCCCGGGCAGCGGCAACTTCGTGGATGGCTTTGGGCCAGCCCTGGACGTGGCCAACTACGGCGGGGGCTACATTCGGAGCACAGTGCAGGGCAATCCGTTCCTGAAGCCCGAGCGCAAGTCGGAAGTGGAAACTGGGTTGGACCTGCGTTTCCTGAAGGACCGCATCAGCTTCAGTGCGACGTACTACAACAACAAGACGACCGCTGCTATCCTCCAGGTATCGACGCCGTACACCACGGGCTATTCGTCGCAGTGGCAGAACGCCGCTACTATCACCAACAAGGGCATTGAGTTGCAGTTGGACGGAGCCATCATCAAAACGGCTGATTTTGGGTTTAACCTGGCGGCTAACTTCTCACAGAACAAGAACAACGTGGCCGATTTGGCCGGGGTACAATCCGTGTTTCTTAACGGCTTCAGCGGCAACTCCATCAACTCAGTGGCCATCAAAGACCACCAGCTGGGCACGCTCTACGGGTCGCGGTTTGCCCGCACTACGGACGGCACCAATGCCCTGGCGCTGGACCCGCAGGGCTTCGCCGTGCTGGCCGCCACCAACGGCGTGGTGGGCGACCCCAACCCGCAGTGGCGCGGGGGCCTTGGCGCTACGCTGCGCTACAAGGGCCTCTCGCTGTACGCCCTGCTCGACCACGTGCACAGCTTTGACGTTTGGAACGGCACCCGCAGCATCCTGAACACGTTTGGCACGTCGGCCATTACTGGCACGCGCACCACGCTGAGCGCCGCCGACGCGGCCGCTACCAAAACGTTCGGGGGCGGCACCGTGGCCTCCAAAGTGGGTCAGAACGCCGCATATGTACTCAACGCCGACGGCAGCGTGACCTTCCGCGGGACGGTGAACAACTTTGGCGGGGGCCCCGTGGCGCTCGACGAGGACTGGTATTCAAACGGCGCCGGCAGCGGCTTTGGCGGCGCTGGCGAGCAGTATGTGGAGCACGTGAACACGACCCGCCTGCGGGAAGTCACACTGTCGTATTCGCTCAACTCTGCGGCCTTCCGCGACGCCACCAAGCTGCAATCCATCGATTTCAGCCTGACTGGCCGCAACATCTACTTGTGGACGAACTACTCGGGCGTGGACCCGGAGACGAACCTGACGGGGGTTTCTAACGGCCGGGGTCTGGATTACTTCAACAACCCCAGCACCCGCTCGGTCTTGTTCTCCGTGCGCCTCACGTACTAA
- a CDS encoding SusD/RagB family nutrient-binding outer membrane lipoprotein, with amino-acid sequence MKRSLKILFPGLLAAAALGGCEKFVTGFDVNPNLPSAASTSLLLTSAQVATGLQEETGAMRVSNIWAQQFTGVSRQQLSLDGYQTLASDYDNDWSTVYLYVTNNARLAEAGADVDKNPLVKGIAQTLEGLSVGQATALWGDVPYSEAFNPAIGKPKFDAQKDVYASMQTLLTDAATNLAKPGASPGAADIFFAGSGAQWLGVANTLRARYYLHTRDYANAAKYAALGISAPANNMTFTHGTALGSNQNLLNSFLNNDRPGDLTADGAFATKLLASGHNNAKTTETGRLNYFYAKTFPNGNAILDYEPNITNGAFKIDNSYPMVTFAETQLVLGEAQIRLGNFSAGLAALNAVRASHTGSGSLYTANGAVKYDAYTADDFAAGGMAVYGAANANEALLKEILTEKYLSMIGQIEPFNDQRRAQPLAGGSVLAKSLIGVTPKTGAMLPQRFLYPQIEITTNPNTPAQLAADLFAPTSVNK; translated from the coding sequence ATGAAACGATCATTAAAAATACTTTTCCCCGGGCTTTTGGCCGCGGCGGCCCTAGGCGGCTGCGAAAAGTTTGTGACCGGGTTTGACGTCAACCCCAACTTACCATCAGCGGCCAGCACATCGCTACTACTCACGTCCGCGCAAGTAGCAACGGGGCTGCAAGAGGAAACGGGGGCGATGCGGGTTTCCAACATCTGGGCGCAGCAATTTACCGGTGTTTCGCGCCAGCAACTCAGCCTCGACGGGTACCAGACCCTGGCTTCGGACTACGACAACGACTGGAGCACGGTTTACCTGTACGTGACGAACAACGCCCGGCTGGCGGAAGCCGGGGCCGACGTCGACAAAAACCCACTGGTGAAAGGCATTGCCCAGACGCTGGAAGGCCTGTCGGTTGGCCAGGCTACGGCCTTATGGGGCGACGTTCCGTACTCGGAAGCGTTCAATCCGGCCATTGGTAAGCCCAAGTTCGACGCGCAGAAAGACGTGTATGCCAGTATGCAAACGCTGCTCACCGACGCTGCTACCAACCTGGCCAAGCCCGGCGCTAGCCCGGGCGCAGCCGACATCTTCTTTGCCGGCAGTGGCGCGCAGTGGCTGGGCGTGGCCAACACCTTGCGTGCGCGCTATTATCTGCACACGAGGGACTACGCTAACGCCGCTAAGTACGCCGCGCTGGGCATCTCGGCGCCGGCCAACAACATGACGTTCACGCACGGCACGGCTTTGGGATCAAACCAAAACCTGCTGAACTCTTTTCTGAACAACGACCGGCCGGGCGACCTCACCGCCGACGGTGCTTTTGCAACCAAGCTGCTGGCCTCGGGCCACAACAACGCCAAAACCACCGAAACAGGCCGCCTGAACTACTTCTACGCGAAAACCTTCCCGAACGGGAACGCCATCTTAGACTACGAGCCCAACATTACCAATGGGGCTTTTAAGATTGATAATTCTTACCCGATGGTTACGTTCGCCGAAACGCAGTTGGTGCTGGGCGAAGCGCAAATCCGGTTGGGTAACTTCTCGGCGGGCCTGGCTGCTTTGAACGCCGTGCGCGCCAGCCACACGGGCAGCGGCAGCCTCTACACCGCCAATGGCGCAGTGAAGTACGATGCCTACACGGCCGACGACTTCGCCGCCGGCGGCATGGCCGTGTACGGCGCAGCCAACGCCAACGAGGCTCTGCTGAAGGAAATCCTGACGGAAAAGTACCTGAGCATGATAGGCCAGATTGAGCCCTTCAACGACCAGCGCCGGGCCCAGCCGTTGGCCGGCGGCAGCGTACTGGCCAAAAGCCTGATCGGCGTGACGCCCAAGACGGGCGCTATGCTGCCCCAGCGATTCCTGTACCCGCAGATTGAGATAACGACCAACCCCAACACGCCCGCCCAGTTGGCGGCGGACCTGTTCGCGCCCACCAGCGTAAATAAGTAG
- a CDS encoding sigma-54-dependent transcriptional regulator produces the protein MPTGTILLIDDETQLRTVVGRLLELEGYTVLQAPDARRGLQTLHDHADEVLLVLSDVKLPDGHGVELLPRFKAQAPLAEVVLMTAYGTVADGVRAMKAGAFDYLTKGDSDDQLLVVAERAVEKARLQRRVADLERQVAGAQSTFDAIIGHAPALEAAKHLARQVAPTDATVLLGGPTGAGKELFAQAIHGASGRRNKAFVAVNCSAFSRELLESELFGYKKGAFTGAQADKKGLIEEANGGTLFLDEIGELELGLQAKLLRVLETQEFLKIGDTKPTRVNVRLVAATNRNLKQEADAGRFRPDLYYRLSVFEVQVPPLSARRADVPALVAFYARQLAAKLTRQPLVLTAEALRALQAYAWPGNVRELRNVLERAAILTPAGQPLALDGLPLEVQLAAATPAGPATADDERSLRRVEEQHIRRILLEAGGNKTEAARVLGIGLTTLYRKVQEYGLG, from the coding sequence ATGCCCACCGGCACCATTTTGCTGATTGACGACGAAACCCAGCTGCGCACCGTGGTGGGGCGGCTGCTGGAGCTGGAAGGCTACACCGTGCTGCAAGCCCCCGACGCCCGCCGCGGCCTGCAAACCCTGCACGACCACGCCGACGAGGTGCTACTGGTGCTGAGCGACGTGAAGCTGCCCGACGGCCACGGCGTGGAGCTGCTGCCCCGCTTCAAGGCGCAGGCGCCCCTGGCCGAGGTGGTGCTGATGACCGCCTACGGCACCGTGGCCGACGGCGTGCGCGCCATGAAGGCGGGGGCCTTCGACTACCTCACCAAGGGCGACTCCGACGACCAGCTGCTGGTGGTGGCCGAGCGGGCCGTGGAAAAAGCCCGCCTCCAGCGCCGCGTAGCCGACCTGGAGCGCCAGGTGGCGGGGGCCCAGTCCACGTTCGACGCCATCATCGGGCACGCGCCGGCCCTGGAAGCGGCCAAGCACCTGGCCCGCCAAGTGGCGCCCACCGACGCCACCGTGCTGCTGGGGGGCCCCACGGGCGCGGGTAAGGAGCTCTTTGCCCAGGCCATCCACGGGGCTAGCGGGCGGCGCAACAAGGCCTTTGTGGCCGTCAATTGCAGCGCTTTTTCGCGCGAATTACTGGAATCGGAGCTGTTTGGCTACAAGAAAGGGGCCTTTACCGGGGCCCAGGCCGATAAGAAGGGGCTGATTGAGGAAGCCAACGGCGGCACGCTGTTCCTCGACGAGATTGGCGAGCTGGAGCTGGGCCTGCAAGCCAAGCTGCTGCGGGTGCTCGAAACCCAGGAGTTCCTGAAAATCGGCGACACCAAGCCCACCCGCGTGAACGTGCGCCTGGTGGCCGCCACCAACCGCAACCTCAAGCAGGAGGCAGACGCCGGGCGCTTCCGACCCGATTTGTACTACCGCCTTTCGGTGTTCGAGGTGCAGGTGCCGCCCCTCAGCGCCCGCCGCGCCGACGTGCCCGCGCTGGTCGCGTTCTACGCGCGGCAGCTGGCGGCCAAGCTCACGCGCCAGCCCCTGGTGCTCACCGCCGAAGCCCTGCGCGCTCTGCAAGCCTACGCCTGGCCCGGCAACGTGCGCGAGCTGCGCAACGTGCTCGAGCGCGCCGCCATCCTCACGCCCGCCGGCCAGCCGCTCGCCCTCGACGGCCTGCCGCTGGAGGTGCAGCTCGCCGCGGCCACTCCCGCGGGCCCCGCCACCGCCGACGATGAGCGCAGCCTGCGCCGCGTAGAGGAGCAGCACATCCGCCGCATCCTGCTGGAAGCCGGCGGCAACAAAACTGAGGCCGCCCGGGTGCTCGGCATCGGCCTCACCACCCTCTACCGCAAGGTGCAGGAGTACGGGCTGGGGTAG
- a CDS encoding DUF7674 family protein, whose translation MLDPTRTADLLAAHFPGLAPALHAPATYPSVHRQLACFAAYTRAAATADALLRLQRCFAVADRLRNDGDTALAAAIESGYLHCLHLDGTARGNQLARQLMPSRLYSAYAHQHYAPLP comes from the coding sequence ATGCTGGACCCCACGCGCACGGCCGACTTGCTGGCCGCACATTTCCCCGGCCTGGCCCCTGCGCTGCACGCCCCCGCCACCTACCCCAGCGTGCACCGGCAGCTGGCCTGCTTCGCGGCCTACACCCGCGCCGCCGCCACCGCCGATGCCCTGCTGCGCCTGCAACGCTGTTTTGCCGTGGCTGACCGCCTGCGCAACGACGGCGACACGGCCTTGGCCGCCGCCATCGAAAGTGGCTACCTCCACTGCCTGCACCTCGACGGCACGGCGCGCGGCAACCAGCTTGCCCGGCAGCTCATGCCCAGCCGCCTGTACAGCGCCTATGCGCACCAGCACTACGCGCCGCTGCCGTAG
- the kdpF gene encoding K(+)-transporting ATPase subunit F — MFALLLLAVATFGYLCYVLLKPEKF, encoded by the coding sequence ATGTTCGCCCTGCTTTTGCTCGCCGTTGCCACGTTCGGCTACCTGTGCTACGTGCTCCTCAAACCTGAGAAATTTTAA
- the kdpA gene encoding potassium-transporting ATPase subunit KdpA, whose protein sequence is MNKELLGILGIFGATVLLAIPLGRYLATVYRGDKSWSDFMAPFERLIFRLGGVDANKEMTWQQHMVALLTINLVWFFWSMLVLCTQGSLPLNPDHNPSMTPDLAFNTTISFLVNCNLQHYSGESGLSYLSQVVVITFLQFVSAATGIVACVVVFNALKDGTTEKLGNFYNYFVKTHTRLLVPIALAVAMVLVFQGTPMTWSGKAPIVTVQGDSVNVSRGPAAAMIAIKELGTNGGGFFGVNSAHPLENPTYITNAVENFALVLIPIALVFALGFYLKRRRLSYMVFGVMTVGFLMLLGPTVYYEMHGNPAITHMGVDQHLGAMEGKEIRLGAAASAYWGITNTIISCGSVNSMHDSHMPISGMCEMLGMMTNAFYGGVGVGILNFFVFAVIAVFISGLMVGRTPEFLGKKIEAREMKIAVIVALLHPLMILVGTAMAAHLYAGNPTEYAAWLNNPSYHGLSEMLYEYTSSAANNGSGFEGLGDNTPWWNISTGVVLILSRYLPIIGPVAIAGLMGRKKFIPESAGTLRTDTFTFGIMVFFVIWIIAALAFFPVLTLGPLAEHFTLFAK, encoded by the coding sequence ATGAACAAAGAACTTCTCGGCATCCTCGGCATCTTTGGCGCGACGGTGCTGCTGGCTATTCCGCTGGGCCGCTACCTGGCTACCGTGTACCGGGGCGATAAAAGCTGGTCCGACTTTATGGCCCCTTTCGAGCGGCTGATCTTCCGCCTCGGCGGCGTCGATGCGAACAAGGAGATGACCTGGCAGCAGCACATGGTGGCGCTGCTCACCATCAACCTGGTCTGGTTTTTCTGGTCGATGCTCGTGCTCTGCACCCAGGGCAGCCTGCCGCTCAACCCCGACCATAACCCGAGCATGACGCCCGACCTGGCGTTCAACACCACCATCTCGTTTCTGGTAAACTGCAACCTACAGCACTACTCCGGCGAGTCGGGCCTGTCGTACCTCTCGCAGGTAGTGGTTATCACGTTCCTGCAATTTGTGTCGGCCGCCACGGGCATCGTGGCCTGCGTGGTCGTGTTCAACGCCCTCAAGGACGGCACCACCGAAAAGCTGGGCAACTTCTACAACTACTTCGTAAAAACCCATACGCGGCTGCTGGTGCCGATTGCGCTGGCGGTGGCCATGGTGCTGGTGTTCCAGGGCACGCCCATGACCTGGAGCGGCAAAGCGCCCATCGTAACCGTGCAGGGCGACTCCGTGAACGTGAGCCGGGGCCCGGCCGCCGCCATGATTGCCATTAAAGAGCTGGGCACCAACGGGGGCGGCTTCTTCGGAGTCAACTCGGCCCACCCGCTCGAAAACCCCACCTACATTACCAACGCCGTCGAAAACTTCGCCCTGGTGCTGATTCCGATTGCCCTGGTGTTTGCCCTGGGCTTTTACCTCAAGCGCCGCCGCCTGTCCTACATGGTGTTTGGGGTGATGACCGTTGGCTTCCTGATGCTGCTGGGCCCCACGGTGTATTATGAGATGCACGGCAACCCCGCCATCACGCACATGGGCGTCGACCAGCACCTGGGGGCCATGGAAGGCAAAGAAATTCGCCTGGGCGCGGCCGCCTCGGCCTACTGGGGCATCACCAACACCATCATTTCGTGCGGCTCGGTCAACTCCATGCACGACTCGCACATGCCTATTTCGGGCATGTGCGAAATGCTGGGCATGATGACCAACGCCTTCTACGGCGGGGTGGGCGTGGGCATTCTCAACTTCTTCGTCTTCGCCGTTATCGCCGTCTTCATCTCGGGCCTGATGGTGGGCCGCACCCCCGAGTTTCTGGGCAAAAAAATTGAGGCCCGCGAGATGAAAATCGCCGTCATCGTGGCCCTGCTGCACCCGCTGATGATACTGGTGGGCACGGCCATGGCCGCGCACCTCTACGCCGGCAACCCCACCGAATACGCCGCCTGGCTGAACAACCCCAGCTACCACGGCCTGTCGGAAATGCTCTACGAATACACCTCCTCGGCCGCCAACAACGGCTCGGGCTTCGAGGGCCTCGGCGACAACACGCCCTGGTGGAACATCTCCACGGGCGTGGTGCTCATCCTCTCGCGCTACCTGCCCATCATCGGCCCGGTGGCCATTGCGGGCCTCATGGGCCGCAAAAAATTCATCCCCGAAAGCGCCGGCACCCTGCGTACCGATACGTTCACCTTCGGCATCATGGTCTTTTTCGTGATTTGGATTATCGCGGCGCTGGCCTTCTTCCCAGTGCTGACCCTGGGCCCGCTAGCCGAGCATTTCACTCTCTTCGCAAAGTAA